One window of the Populus nigra chromosome 4, ddPopNigr1.1, whole genome shotgun sequence genome contains the following:
- the LOC133691204 gene encoding protein TRIGALACTOSYLDIACYLGLYCEROL 3, chloroplastic-like isoform X2: MLTESLISSGSMLLSTLCIPNGYAPSTGTGLSFNTSLCFRKNLRNIVCACVAPPPPNNIGGDGFAATKFIIRHGEAVGIIGPSGTGKSTILKIIAGLLAPDRGEVYIHGKKRDGLISDEGISGLRIGLVFQSAALFDSLTVRENVGFLLYENSSMSEEQIAELVTETLAQVGLKGVEDRLPSELSGGMKKRVALARSIIFDTTNETIEPEVLLYDEPTAGLDPIASTVVEDLIRSVHMKGEDALGKPEKIASYVVVTHQHSTIRRAVDRLLFLHEGKVVWQGMTDEFMTSANPIVQQFASGSLDGPIKY; the protein is encoded by the exons ATGCTTACAGAAAGCTTGATCTCATCCGGTTCAATGCTATTATCTACGCTTTGCATACCAAATGGGTATGCTCCCTCCACTGGGACTGGGTTATCATTCAACACTTCACTTTGTTTTAGAAAGAATCTGAGAAATATTGTTTGTGCTTGTGTGGCACCTCCTCCACCCAACAACATAGGAGGCGATGGATTTGCTGCAACCAAATTCATT ATTAGACATGGTGAAGCAGTTGGAATAATTGGGCCTTCTGGTACTGGTAAATCTACAATTTTGAAGATTATTGCTGGACTTCTTGCTCCGGACAGG GGCGAGGTTTATATTCATGGTAAAAAGAGAGATGGTTTGATCAGCGATGAGGGGATTTCTGGGCTTCGAATTGGATTG GTGTTTCAAAGTGCAGCCCTTTTTGATTCTTTGACTGTTCGTGAAAATGTTGGTTTCCTTTT ATATGAAAATTCTAGCATGTCGGAGGAACAAATTGCTGAACTTGTGACGGAAACTTTGGCCCAAGTTGGTTTAAAG GGAGTAGAGGACAGGTTACCTTCTGAGTTATCTGGTGGAATGAAGAAAAGAGTTGCTTTAGCTCGGTCTATAATTTTTGATACCACAAATGAAACAATTGAGCCAGAG GTACTCTTATATGATGAACCAACAGCCGGACTCGATCCAATAGCATCTACTGTAGTTGAAGATCTCATTCGCTCTGTTCACATGAAAGGTGAGGATGCACTTGGGAAACCTGAGAAGATTGCGTCCTATGTGGTGGTCACTCATCAACATAGTACCATTAGAAGGGCTGTTGACAG GTTGTTGTTTCTACATGAAGGAAAGGTTGTTTGGCAAGGAATGACTGATGAATTCATGACATCAGCCAATCCAATTGTTCAACAG TTTGCATCTGGCAGCCTTGATGGGCCTATTAAATACTAG
- the LOC133691204 gene encoding protein TRIGALACTOSYLDIACYLGLYCEROL 3, chloroplastic-like isoform X1 gives MLTESLISSGSMLLSTLCIPNGYAPSTGTGLSFNTSLCFRKNLRNIVCACVAPPPPNNIGGDGFAATKFIDSYKAEKLSTIGDLEDGSDVLIECRNVYKSFGEKHILRGVSFKIRHGEAVGIIGPSGTGKSTILKIIAGLLAPDRGEVYIHGKKRDGLISDEGISGLRIGLVFQSAALFDSLTVRENVGFLLYENSSMSEEQIAELVTETLAQVGLKGVEDRLPSELSGGMKKRVALARSIIFDTTNETIEPEVLLYDEPTAGLDPIASTVVEDLIRSVHMKGEDALGKPEKIASYVVVTHQHSTIRRAVDRLLFLHEGKVVWQGMTDEFMTSANPIVQQFASGSLDGPIKY, from the exons ATGCTTACAGAAAGCTTGATCTCATCCGGTTCAATGCTATTATCTACGCTTTGCATACCAAATGGGTATGCTCCCTCCACTGGGACTGGGTTATCATTCAACACTTCACTTTGTTTTAGAAAGAATCTGAGAAATATTGTTTGTGCTTGTGTGGCACCTCCTCCACCCAACAACATAGGAGGCGATGGATTTGCTGCAACCAAATTCATT GATTCATATAAAGCAGAGAAATTAAGCACCATAGGTGATCTGGAGGATGGTTCTGATGTTCTCATCGAATGCAGAAATGTTTACAAGTCATTTGGAGAGAAGCATATATTAAGAGGTGTGAGCTTCAAG ATTAGACATGGTGAAGCAGTTGGAATAATTGGGCCTTCTGGTACTGGTAAATCTACAATTTTGAAGATTATTGCTGGACTTCTTGCTCCGGACAGG GGCGAGGTTTATATTCATGGTAAAAAGAGAGATGGTTTGATCAGCGATGAGGGGATTTCTGGGCTTCGAATTGGATTG GTGTTTCAAAGTGCAGCCCTTTTTGATTCTTTGACTGTTCGTGAAAATGTTGGTTTCCTTTT ATATGAAAATTCTAGCATGTCGGAGGAACAAATTGCTGAACTTGTGACGGAAACTTTGGCCCAAGTTGGTTTAAAG GGAGTAGAGGACAGGTTACCTTCTGAGTTATCTGGTGGAATGAAGAAAAGAGTTGCTTTAGCTCGGTCTATAATTTTTGATACCACAAATGAAACAATTGAGCCAGAG GTACTCTTATATGATGAACCAACAGCCGGACTCGATCCAATAGCATCTACTGTAGTTGAAGATCTCATTCGCTCTGTTCACATGAAAGGTGAGGATGCACTTGGGAAACCTGAGAAGATTGCGTCCTATGTGGTGGTCACTCATCAACATAGTACCATTAGAAGGGCTGTTGACAG GTTGTTGTTTCTACATGAAGGAAAGGTTGTTTGGCAAGGAATGACTGATGAATTCATGACATCAGCCAATCCAATTGTTCAACAG TTTGCATCTGGCAGCCTTGATGGGCCTATTAAATACTAG
- the LOC133691204 gene encoding protein TRIGALACTOSYLDIACYLGLYCEROL 3, chloroplastic-like isoform X3: MDLLQPNSLNVYKSFGEKHILRGVSFKIRHGEAVGIIGPSGTGKSTILKIIAGLLAPDRGEVYIHGKKRDGLISDEGISGLRIGLVFQSAALFDSLTVRENVGFLLYENSSMSEEQIAELVTETLAQVGLKGVEDRLPSELSGGMKKRVALARSIIFDTTNETIEPEVLLYDEPTAGLDPIASTVVEDLIRSVHMKGEDALGKPEKIASYVVVTHQHSTIRRAVDRLLFLHEGKVVWQGMTDEFMTSANPIVQQFASGSLDGPIKY; this comes from the exons ATGGATTTGCTGCAACCAAATTCATT AAATGTTTACAAGTCATTTGGAGAGAAGCATATATTAAGAGGTGTGAGCTTCAAG ATTAGACATGGTGAAGCAGTTGGAATAATTGGGCCTTCTGGTACTGGTAAATCTACAATTTTGAAGATTATTGCTGGACTTCTTGCTCCGGACAGG GGCGAGGTTTATATTCATGGTAAAAAGAGAGATGGTTTGATCAGCGATGAGGGGATTTCTGGGCTTCGAATTGGATTG GTGTTTCAAAGTGCAGCCCTTTTTGATTCTTTGACTGTTCGTGAAAATGTTGGTTTCCTTTT ATATGAAAATTCTAGCATGTCGGAGGAACAAATTGCTGAACTTGTGACGGAAACTTTGGCCCAAGTTGGTTTAAAG GGAGTAGAGGACAGGTTACCTTCTGAGTTATCTGGTGGAATGAAGAAAAGAGTTGCTTTAGCTCGGTCTATAATTTTTGATACCACAAATGAAACAATTGAGCCAGAG GTACTCTTATATGATGAACCAACAGCCGGACTCGATCCAATAGCATCTACTGTAGTTGAAGATCTCATTCGCTCTGTTCACATGAAAGGTGAGGATGCACTTGGGAAACCTGAGAAGATTGCGTCCTATGTGGTGGTCACTCATCAACATAGTACCATTAGAAGGGCTGTTGACAG GTTGTTGTTTCTACATGAAGGAAAGGTTGTTTGGCAAGGAATGACTGATGAATTCATGACATCAGCCAATCCAATTGTTCAACAG TTTGCATCTGGCAGCCTTGATGGGCCTATTAAATACTAG